In Rhopalosiphum padi isolate XX-2018 chromosome 3, ASM2088224v1, whole genome shotgun sequence, the genomic stretch CGGCCGCTGGCGGTGCCGCCCTCATCGACATATGTAATACAGACGAATGCGACATCATAAACAATGAAGACATCTTAAACAGAGTACGCGTTCATCAGCCCAACTTTATAGACATTTTGAACAACTACGCACAAAACTTAATGGATAATATTCAGAACGAACGTTACTTGCCGCGCTATTTAGAAATTGGTCGACGCAACATGCAGCGCCTTATAAACGAAACCGCTAACGAAAATATCGACGACGAGGACGGTGTCAATGACGACGACTACAACGACAACGACAACGACAATGACAACGACAACGGTAACGACGAGGAGGATAACAACGACGACGAGGATGAGGAGGAggatgacgacgacgatgatgaggAGGAGGATGAGGAGGAGGATAAGGAGGaggatgacgacgacgacgaggaggaggaggaggaggaggaggaggaaGTGGATGACGACGGTGACAACAAAAATCAGGTACTTGTTATTctgttcaaataaattaaaatatttccaattgCTTAAAAATGTTCCATTAGGTACTTAACCAATTTGAGTTCcaacctatttataaattattatatacaatttttagtatgGTTTATATTGTTGCTGTTAGTAGTTGAATGGTTTTATTggttttgtttatgtttacaGAGGAAGGAATTGTTAAAAGCTTTTTCGATCGAATCATGCAATTTGTACGAGAAAGTGAACAATATCATGTTACCTTGGATGCGTTCCGAGGATCCGTCTGTGCGCATGAAAATATGCGAAATGATTTCTATGCTGGTTCAGAATCCATACTGTCTAAAAAAGTACATGGAAAATACAGATCGCCTTAAAGAATTGATGTCTATGGtggaaaatgataataatgatgaagTGCGTGTCAAGGCACTAGTTGCGATTACCAGTGAGTcacaaatatattgtaatcaatTTAATCATTGtactttgataatattatctgtttcatatttaaatttcatagatCTTGCTCGTCAAAACGTACATGTGTTTTGGCAATTCATTGAACTTGGAGGTAAAGATTTGATTTTCAATTCATTGAAATCACCCATTGATGAATTGAAGATTAAAGCGGTATTACTCATTTGCTTAACCTGTCATTTGAGTGATGCTATAATGGGTAAGTTATAATTGGTATTAATACtgctatgcagattttaatataaatatttacagcaCTGTATCTTGAGAATGAAGTCATTGAGATTGTTAGTTCAATAATCATGGATATGGAAAATAATGTTGAATCATTGCATCACGAGTTGTTTTCATCATTAGTGAAACAAATGAACCGTGCAATACCAGGCAGCGGAGAGGATATTTGTTATTGGATGACGAGTTTCAATGAACTATTTACACCAAAATATCAGGCAAGATATTtcgttaatggttttttgactaaataatacatattcgcACCCAAATATCATCAATCTTTGTGTAATAATTGAAACAAAACTTCAGAAATAccattaacaaatattatagttgtaggtACAATATGAATGAACAATGTCTGTATACagtgtaataatacatttatataaaatatatgaaattaatatgcattgatataataaaatataaattaatagaaataataacattataaaatgaaattatatcaCAAGTTTGTtaagtatcaaaaataaaaaagtaaaaaaaaattatagcagAATTATCTAATGAAGTtaacatattttggtaaattaatttaataaatagaatgTGTgttttgtaagaaaaaaaaattattgactatgtttttaacattgattttaaaattaaggttCTCTAATAAAGGGCAATCTATTTCATAGTTGAATAGTTTGAATAAAAAGTTGTATTTAGTTTGTGCCAAGTTTTACATTTGtgagacagagacaacacatgcactATGCATGTGTGTCGTCCtcttaatatacttatagattTACAGttaattacgtattattaaacttataaaactattatcagAATCTGCATGTGTGGTCATAAatgtttattctttttaaacgtacattttagattctgaacggattgatgaatgtattgattttacattgatacgtttttttttttattttttttttatttttgtgtctgtcatcattttttggagtagtaatgatgcttcgatttttgacttgaaaatattttcaatagttttcaaaagcgtcgggaaaaaccctgaaaaaattacggaaaaacgggaatttttacgtataaccactttttgacaaaatcgattttttgattttgctgtaactcaaaaacgaatcattgtaaatacttgaaattttttccaaatgtttatattagcgttatctatttacgattaaattttcaaaatatttagaatttttttaagctacttatagacatttgaaatttttgacttttttaagttttttttcttaaaatgccgataaaaaaaatttggctatccaaaaaatctttaaaatttaatacaaggtttattataaattgagcttatcgtagtaaaaaaaaaaaatcaaaaatagttagtcacaatttttgtttataagcatttaaagttcaaatatttacgaaatatatcaaaattacgaaaatttgcaaggaattttgaagttgaaaattcataaaatttttgtgatttatacttcaggttcaaaaatccaatacaaggttatccataagttttcctttaagtaattgttaaaaaaaattctagcgtcgataaagaaaaaaatgtatgagcttaagaaatttaagtttttacgaattcgcgtaaaataactatatattacaatttaaatataggcaataatatgatatatccagctaattaccatttactgacaaatcatctccgttcagaatcgtttttcgtatacaatgatacccgtcattgcattcaaatttaacacatccacacgaccagtgacctactctccatctctactatacagcagagcgatacccacttgcccacttttttttaattaattctaacatcaatacataattttttataatgttataatatattttaattattttacaggatGAAAAGGATCAAATTTTGAGGCAcatttcatttcatttattttattctattataagggTTACTACATGTACTTTAGATGatgatgattaataaatatggtttataacgctattaattttactttgtttatttttttttcaaattaaaatataggaaATTCAACTTAGAttgaacttattaattttaactaacttattattaatttgttgccatttctcaataatttaaatgtaattttaaatttattatcaacctaatgacataaataaaaatgtatgaaacattttatattattattgaacagttCATAATATTGTCTGTGATGAATCTGACTTATAAATTAGATATCCACAAGACAAGATTTTCTTTGAAAATTCATGCCATTTactaaaattcttaaatattttacatggtTCATAACATTGataacagttatattttattattaaaattatcttatgaacaataattgttgtatatttctaaatgtcttctgaattattttgaattctaGTACAAAATGAccttaattaatacattttgttaatttgttttaactttCAATAAGttttgtataacaaaaataaacagttgGTTTAAGACCTGTTACtaactacaaaaatatacttGCACGTATAActgaactaaaatattaatattaaaaacaaagtatAATAAAGCATATCTCTGTTATCataattaaaagttcaaatttaaatgtgtttttcatttataaattgttttaaaaggtCTATTAAAGCACTTTTATTcacatgaatacatttttatgatatacttaGTTTATAATAACCTCTCAGCTAGTATTTAAGTTATAAGAAATAAAGAACTATTGTTATTTGAGTATGGGtgttatggttttatttaatattaaaagaaattaataataataataataataagtaattattaaataacaaattttaaaataatttttcgtcGGCTGCGGCGCAGCCGGCTCCGGTTCGATCCTCGGCCACTGGGCGGCATTTTTCACCGGGCAAGTCACGGTGTCCGGAGAACAAGTGCTGCCATCCCCCCCCACGGGGCATggcagaaacctacgggtgccccattaaaaattctgccaaATACACTCACGTGTAACACCCCTACTGTTTCAACCCTACTGTACCAACCCTACCAACCTACAGGCTAATGACCTAAGTTGTCAAAGccttaaaaccaataaaaaaaaaaaaaaaaaataaaataattttgttcattccagttaggtatttatttattcataccaAAAATATTGTAGAGATAAGTAGAGATTCATttcaaattaagtatttaattcaattaaatctatatcatttaattgaaaaaattattcatgtaaTAAACTCGCTTAAAAAGAATTTGGTAACAAATCAAAAAATCcaaagttatatataataaacctacttataatatgattttcataagcatctttatttaaaaaaatgaagaattACCATcacaaatttgtaatatataatatgattgtaataatatctatattagtttcattttctttttaaaaaatttctaatttgccatttatttgataactaaaatcatatttatggcTGAAAGATCCATGTGaattttacctattttaaacttaaaaaaataaaactaaaacatccgatctctatatatttttttttttaaatgtatatcttATCTATGAATTTAGTCTGTAACATATTCcaatttaagttttgaaaataattcttaagaATTGTTCCTTTTTTTGTTTGTGTGAGGATCACTGTCCAATTTTGTATACTGTtaaggtaaatttaattttaaaaatgtactttaatattattatatttatcataattcctATTGACCACCAGTTTTTAAACTAAAGCACTGTTtatgttatagttattaaatttaaatttaatgtataataagggattttataatattaaattattttgaacaagtCATGGAAATTAGTCATTCCGACATAATTTtagaatcatattttatataataatattggtgtttatttaaaatataacgatattgatttacatattttaatattgtgttttattttcattcataatcATCGATTTAGCTATCTACCAAAAATCTTATTTGTATagtcaatactaaattattactatttaaaattaatgaaaatacaaatattaatctaatcaatttatacataaaaaaatataccctGTAATATCAAAAATGATAGAACTAttcataatttagattttaactgcagttaaaaaatatacataattatattaattgtttaatgaatTCCAAATTGTTTATAGTAGAtggatgaaaataattattttatttaacatatagatataaaatcaatttatgtataataaattatataatatttataatatatcaaaaataagttatctaatattattgttttatttttattataagtttaattccATAcagttatattgttaattacgaatataatatacctaactaatgtatgtactatgtatataattttaaactaaattacctTCTGTAGTAATtggcataattaattttacagttCCTGCAggcaattatcatattatatttcttcattaactttgaatttattttcttctttatccttatttgttttaaattgtgaattatttcaaaattttttgatttatgtacTAAGAGACcaacaaacattttttcagTCCAATAACTTtgtttaaatgttcataaactTTAGATTCCATTTTTAAAAAGGATTGGCAATTAAAGCAAACCATAATAcctcatttaattaatataataattaatataggtacacatataaaGTAATGCCATGTAAAGTACAAAAACTCGACTGGttagttgaaaatataaattattgttcattataaattgttgattgattttatcaaaatagCTATTACTTTTATCATTCCGATATGGGCATATGGCCACATgggaaaattattattcttaaatagtataataacaaaaaaaagtttatacagCGTGTTTCAAAAATGTCagtcttattatataaaataaaaatttattatataattctatgaaattaaatttataattattttccttagttaacttttttttttattattatctcgtaaatattatatgattatgattaatattataatttataattgttttaaaatgtgcgtagtataatattacaatttaataaaatgaaagatcaatattataaattaggtacctatttgtttgtatttattgtttatatagtcCAGTTTATATAATCAGATGCTCCttatttgttttctataattACGTACAATATGatgttaactattattaaataaacttcaataaatactgagattcaaaaatattatttattagaggataataaaatttatattgtatcgcTTGTAGTAACTTTTGACCTACTATCATACatccaattaaaatttaaaatacgacgTAAACGAATGTtagtaatttacaattttttaatttaaaaaacctatGTTAATATACGAGGATCATATcagttagtttattattatgagtGATACAGACGCAAATACGCCATAAAGGTGCTTACtaaaaatttttctaatttgaCGTCATTACTAAATTACACCCCAACAacgtcaaattaaatttaatttcagtgCTTacggatataaaataatactccaTAGGTACAATCTAttctgtatttaataaaattattgtatagcaCTACGtcgtgaatataatattcttaggaAGATCGTTTGACGTGTATCGTCGGTAAAGCAAAGCTCTTTAATACTATAACACCTGTCGATTGTTTGTTCGGTTGTTTACTGTGCTGTTATTGCCGACGTAACTGATAATGGAGTACTGACGAGTGGACGtcaaattataacaacaatttatGACGACACGTTCCAACAATGAGCTTCTGTAGTCTAGACCGTCATGGTAAAAACGAAATGGCGTATAAGACATAAACAGTATTATACTGACATAACTACTTTAAGTTACGGAATAATTTAGTACAGTAATAATGTGAAAATAGATGAATAAACCTTATGGAAACTATTATGCTAGAACCCGGAAGATTTTCTACACATTTAAGTACTGCATTGCTAAAGGATATATTACACGATATTTCTTAAGTACAATAATGCGGATATGTAACCAAGATATCGTAACAAAATTCtccataattaaaataataaaatactataccgACAAGCCGATTGTAACACGGCATTCTGGATAGGcaataaattaggtacatatGGAGTTCAACTATGTAGTCTTATGTACTCCATTAACCTAGACACGTCGATTTAGTGTCATACACGAGTGATCAATGGCCCATTTAGAAAATATGTGCCCTTAATATTGGCTCAATTACCGAAAAGTGTAcccttttttattttgaataatattttaaaattaatatcctattattctaaaattttaagtcatagaaacttataaacaattttgtataaaaagctaagaattgaaaatttaacacaaggTTTTCCACAAGTTTtgcttacaataattatattaaatatagcctGTAGGTACCAGGTATTACGTAAACAAAGACCATAAACCCACAACAGCGTTTTCCTTCTCTTCCAATAACAacctaatagttataatattagattctattacaattttaaaatgctttatacttagaatataataaaaacagtcGTTTCATTtacatattagttatataactcCGATATAATTTTAGGATTGACCAGGATATACATCTAACTACTATTTCCACTGCCCCATTGAAGTCTTCAAGTCAGGACCAGCAATTAAATTGCAATATTGACTGTTTAGCTTCGACTTCATCCAGTATAACTCATAACACTTCACCGACAAAGGAGTTTGAATTGGTTTCTTATTCGGATACTGATTCTACGGACTTGAATATATCCAtcgataaaaatgttgatgatgATTCTTTAGaaagaaatattttagaaaacccTGTCGATGTACACGATGATCCTTCTTATTGGCCTCTAAAACTGATTGATTCTGTTcgaatgttatttataaaaaagggacctatacaaataaaatcttTGACTTTTCCAAAAAaccatgaaattaaaaattttctgtAGCATACTACCTACGTGTATTAAAGAATGGTGAACATTTTGAATGATCCTggttagtttatttaataaataacgatgCTGTGTACTGTTTTTGCTGTAGAATGTTTAGTGTCAAGTTATCTGACACTGGTGTTGCTTCGGGAATTGGGTATAATGACTGGAAACATTTGACTGCCCATTTGAAGATACATGAAATGTccaaaacacatattttatactactcTAATTGACAAGAAATGttaattagattaaatttaaatcaaattattgactctcataatcaaaaaattattgatagtgAAAGAAAACATTGGAAGGCAGTTTTGGTCTGATTATGCGCAATTTTGCGTTGTATGGCTGCACAAAATCTAGCGTTTCGACGAACGTCATCTGTAATACATTCACCCCATAATGGTAATTTTTTGAAGCTCATTGAATGCTTTTCATTATTTGACAATGTTTTAAAAGATCATTtagaaaagataaaaaataaagaacaacATGTTAATTATTTAGGACCGCAAATTTAAAATGAGTTGATCAGTTTAATGTCTGAAAAAGTGAAAAGTAAAATTTTGACTATGGTAAAAGACGTTAAGTATTACTCTATTACTTTGTATTGCACTCCTGATTGTAACCATAGTGAACAAATGTCAATAATACTGCGGTTTGTTTCTACTACAACAGGTGATGTGCACGAACATTTCATTGGGTTTATTGAAGTTGTTGATAAGACGGGAGCTGGATTAAGTGAGCGAATAATAAAAGAGCTTAtggatttgaaaataaatataaatgacatGCGTGGTCAGAGCTACGATAATGGCTCAAAAATGAGAGGAAAACAAAATGGTGTTCAAAAACGTATATTAAACACTAATCCTCGTGCGTTTTATGAACCTTGTAATTGCCATTCATTGAACTTGGTTATAAATAACGCAGCGAAATGCAATGTAGATGCAATTTCATTTTTTGGCATAGTTCAGAaactttatgtttttttttcagcgTCTACTAATAGATGGAAAGTTTTACTACAATTTTTGCCAAAATTAACACTAAAAAGAGTGTATGATACACACTGGGATACaagaatttatgcaataagGCCAATACGGCGTCAATTTGGAGAAATGTATGATGCTTTGCTTCACATTAAAGAAGATTTGAATTTTACTGGTTCACATAGTTTGCAGACAAAATCTGATGCAatcaaattaatgaaaaaattaaaaaatatctgtgactttaaatttatatcctCTGTTATTGTTTGGTACGATATATTGAGTGCTGTTAACCCAATAAGTAAACAATtgcaatttatacattatgatatacAAATGGCCCTTAAAAGTTTATCAagtattatagaatttttaaaagaataccGTCAAAATGGGTTTTCCAAAGTTAAAATAGCGGCAAAAGAAATTTCTCTATTAATAGAAATACCAGGACAATTTCCCGAAGAATATCAAGTACGTAAACGACAAAAAAACACATTTCAGCTATGAAAACAGAGATGAAACGCCTCTTCATAATCCAGAAAAGAAATTTGAAGTAGAGTTTTTCCACACAATAATAGACACAGCCATTAATTCTTTACGAGAAAGATTTCATCTGTTAAACCACCGTTGTTTAAATTTTGGattcttatacaatattaactttttaaaaaactgGGAGCacgaaacattattaaaatattaaatcattgcaAAGATTTGgctattttattatcagcaaAAGAAACATCCGATATCGACGCAATAGAACTATTTgaagaactaaaaatattttgtcaacttACCGAACCAAATAGTTCTCCCAacaaaaatacgtatatagtaatatataataagtaccagCTTCATAAAATGTTTCGCCATAAAAACGACAGGCGACAGAAGTCCTAAAGGGTCAAATATTCGGGCTATCAGCTTCTCACTTTGAAATCCGTAGGTGAATGCATCATCGTGTGGGCTCCATCGGAAACCTAACACTTTAACTCCGTCGCCTTCATCAAATGGCAATGCACCGTTGGCTCTGTCTTCCGGGGGCACGTTATTCAAAATTGAATGAGTATTGCTGGACCATTTCTTCTAGCTCATAAACCGTGGGATAA encodes the following:
- the LOC132924749 gene encoding merozoite surface protein 9-like, encoding MLRCRDIHRTYYRSAAGGAALIDICNTDECDIINNEDILNRVRVHQPNFIDILNNYAQNLMDNIQNERYLPRYLEIGRRNMQRLINETANENIDDEDGVNDDDYNDNDNDNDNDNGNDEEDNNDDEDEEEDDDDDDEEEDEEEDKEEDDDDDEEEEEEEEEEVDDDGDNKNQRKELLKAFSIESCNLYEKVNNIMLPWMRSEDPSVRMKICEMISMLVQNPYCLKKYMENTDRLKELMSMVENDNNDEVRVKALVAITNLARQNVHVFWQFIELGGKDLIFNSLKSPIDELKIKAVLLICLTCHLSDAIMALYLENEVIEIVSSIIMDMENNVESLHHELFSSLVKQMNRAIPGSGEDICYWMTSFNELFTPKYQDEKDQILRHISFHLFYSIIRVTTCTLDDDD